A DNA window from Streptomyces canus contains the following coding sequences:
- a CDS encoding M14 family zinc carboxypeptidase, with protein MHTTRTVPARPVLLLALTGSLLFTPNSASADPEPPTRESAGDHGVARAPESATRRALTAPTTGFTDTTRGYPREQVLTPDPVNPVDRSVKLGLTPYHAIAPRLNALQRLGDRVSVEVAGRSAGGHRLYLVTVTAPETTAQARAQERMRELIENAPAAAAKSGEIKAGYKAPVFFNNNIHGNEWEGTDASLEIIEQLATAEDTRTKSLLAHSRLYFNITANPDGRIAGTRANAGGFDLNRDFVTASQPEVRAMRQIEIDKQPAVMLDLHGYVNGTLIEPTTPPHGENYEYDLFLKNTYANALGMEAAVNGLGYTPAKDGVEPAQIPFRDQEEGWDDWPPIFTPQYAAFHGTVAAHTVEIPLAVNNSLYESLPVAELRRRSAINTAVAGAAITATLDFVQEKRTSLIADQIEVFRRGAAGAAQVPVSEETVPGVPGIGPEDVYTTDFPRAYVIPSGSTAAARLVDHLLANDVRVSRASSDLRLGGRTYPKGSYVVDMRQPKRGLANVLLADGRDISDKVSVMYDISGWSLGRLWGATVTPVTSGSLTGAPLRRVQAAAHVGHVAPRGDLRLRLTDPQEIAALNSLLRQGVPVRRAADGSAIVPASARNRAAEAARTYDVVLDATRQTGTAALHRTRVAAAVTPGELFALREMNFEVTPVSTAVLNAGFDWSSVDVLFVSAGLDRDALTTGARTALDGFLAAGHGFVGRGVAGAGLSAATGLLAAKPVEGNGDANGVVRVVNSGPVTAGAPDHGFVYAPVWFTDLGPGVRVEQSYATGSPLVSGHWRPLPDGSGGPAAAAGQASVVSGPRAVLFGTEPLFRDHPKGEFAQVGRALFTMAHASSG; from the coding sequence GTGCACACCACGAGAACCGTTCCTGCGAGACCCGTCCTGCTCCTCGCCCTCACCGGCTCGCTGCTGTTCACCCCGAACAGCGCGAGCGCCGACCCCGAGCCCCCCACCCGCGAGAGCGCCGGCGACCACGGCGTGGCCCGGGCCCCGGAAAGCGCCACCCGGCGGGCACTCACCGCCCCTACCACCGGCTTCACGGACACCACCCGCGGCTATCCCCGCGAGCAGGTCCTCACCCCCGACCCCGTGAACCCGGTGGACAGGTCCGTCAAGCTGGGCCTCACCCCGTACCACGCGATCGCCCCCAGGCTGAACGCCCTCCAGCGGCTGGGCGACCGGGTGAGCGTCGAGGTCGCCGGGCGTTCGGCGGGCGGGCACCGGCTCTACCTGGTCACCGTGACCGCTCCGGAGACCACCGCACAGGCACGCGCCCAGGAGCGGATGCGCGAGCTCATCGAGAACGCGCCCGCGGCCGCCGCCAAGTCCGGCGAGATCAAGGCCGGTTACAAGGCGCCCGTCTTCTTCAACAACAACATCCACGGCAACGAGTGGGAGGGCACGGACGCCTCCCTGGAGATCATCGAGCAGCTCGCGACCGCCGAGGACACCCGCACGAAGAGCCTTCTCGCCCACTCCCGCCTGTACTTCAACATCACCGCGAACCCCGACGGCCGTATCGCCGGAACCCGGGCGAACGCGGGCGGCTTCGACCTGAACCGGGACTTCGTGACCGCCTCCCAGCCCGAGGTGCGGGCGATGCGGCAGATCGAGATCGACAAGCAGCCGGCCGTGATGCTCGACCTGCACGGGTACGTCAACGGCACGCTCATCGAGCCCACCACTCCCCCGCACGGCGAGAACTACGAGTACGACCTCTTCCTGAAGAACACCTACGCCAACGCCCTCGGCATGGAGGCCGCTGTCAACGGCCTCGGCTACACACCCGCCAAGGACGGTGTCGAGCCCGCGCAGATCCCCTTCCGGGACCAGGAGGAGGGCTGGGACGACTGGCCGCCGATCTTCACTCCGCAGTACGCGGCCTTCCACGGCACGGTCGCCGCGCACACGGTCGAGATCCCGCTGGCCGTCAACAACTCCCTCTACGAGAGCCTGCCCGTCGCGGAGCTGCGGCGCCGGTCCGCGATCAACACGGCCGTGGCGGGCGCGGCCATCACGGCGACGCTCGACTTCGTGCAGGAGAAGCGCACGTCGCTGATCGCCGACCAGATCGAGGTCTTCCGGCGCGGGGCGGCGGGCGCCGCCCAGGTGCCGGTGTCCGAGGAGACGGTCCCCGGGGTGCCGGGCATCGGCCCCGAGGACGTGTACACCACCGACTTCCCCCGCGCGTACGTGATTCCCTCGGGCTCGACGGCCGCCGCCAGGCTCGTCGACCACCTCCTCGCCAACGACGTCCGCGTCAGCCGCGCGAGCAGCGACCTGCGGCTCGGCGGACGGACGTACCCGAAGGGCTCGTACGTCGTCGACATGCGCCAGCCGAAGCGGGGTCTGGCGAACGTGCTGCTCGCGGACGGCCGGGACATCAGCGACAAGGTCTCGGTGATGTACGACATCTCGGGCTGGAGCCTGGGCCGGCTGTGGGGCGCGACGGTCACACCCGTGACGTCGGGGAGCCTCACCGGTGCGCCACTGAGGCGCGTCCAGGCCGCCGCGCACGTCGGTCACGTCGCCCCGCGCGGCGATCTGCGACTGCGGCTGACCGACCCGCAGGAGATCGCGGCGCTCAACTCGCTGCTCCGGCAGGGTGTTCCGGTACGGCGGGCCGCCGACGGCAGTGCGATCGTGCCCGCGTCGGCGCGGAACCGTGCCGCCGAAGCCGCTCGCACCTACGACGTCGTCCTCGACGCGACCCGGCAGACCGGCACGGCCGCACTGCACCGCACACGCGTGGCCGCCGCCGTGACGCCCGGCGAGCTGTTCGCGCTGCGGGAGATGAACTTCGAGGTCACCCCGGTCTCGACGGCCGTCCTGAACGCCGGTTTCGACTGGTCGTCGGTGGACGTGCTGTTCGTGTCGGCGGGGCTGGACCGCGACGCCCTCACCACCGGCGCCCGCACGGCCCTGGACGGCTTCCTCGCCGCCGGGCACGGGTTCGTCGGCCGTGGGGTCGCCGGGGCGGGACTGAGCGCGGCCACGGGGCTGCTGGCCGCGAAGCCGGTGGAGGGCAACGGGGACGCCAACGGCGTGGTGCGCGTGGTGAACTCGGGTCCGGTGACGGCCGGGGCCCCGGACCACGGGTTCGTCTACGCGCCGGTCTGGTTCACCGATCTCGGGCCGGGGGTGCGGGTGGAGCAGTCGTACGCCACCGGCAGTCCGCTGGTCTCCGGGCACTGGCGGCCCTTGCCGGACGGCTCCGGCGGACCCGCCGCCGCGGCCGGGCAGGCCTCGGTCGTCAGCGGCCCGAGGGCCGTCCTGTTCGGCACCGAGCCTCTCTTCAGGGATCACCCGAAGGGGGAGTTCGCCCAGGTCGGGCGGGCATTGTTCACCATGGCACACGCGAGCAGCGGCTGA
- a CDS encoding TetR/AcrR family transcriptional regulator produces MSYGDAMSARTRSEERRAEIVRAALEVIAERGYRGASLAAVAERVGLTQQGLLHHFPTKDALLVAVLEERDKWDAVPNGSWRVDLLVSLVEYNAMRPGIIQTFSALLGESVTDGHPAREYFTDRYARVRASMTVALRAEYGDRLPNGLSPERTAPLLVAVMDGLQYQWLLDPESVDMPGAFRDFLRLLGETAE; encoded by the coding sequence ATGTCGTACGGTGACGCCATGAGCGCCAGGACCAGAAGCGAGGAGCGCCGGGCCGAGATCGTCCGTGCGGCCCTGGAGGTCATCGCCGAGCGCGGCTACCGGGGCGCGAGCCTGGCCGCGGTGGCCGAGCGGGTCGGGCTGACCCAGCAGGGGCTGCTGCACCACTTCCCGACGAAGGACGCGCTGCTGGTCGCGGTGCTGGAGGAGCGGGACAAGTGGGACGCGGTGCCGAACGGCAGCTGGCGGGTCGACCTGCTCGTCTCCCTCGTCGAGTACAACGCGATGCGGCCGGGGATCATCCAGACCTTCTCGGCGCTGCTCGGCGAGAGCGTGACGGACGGCCATCCGGCACGGGAGTACTTCACCGACCGATACGCCCGGGTGCGCGCGTCGATGACGGTGGCCCTCCGCGCCGAGTACGGCGACCGGCTCCCCAACGGGCTGAGCCCCGAACGCACCGCGCCACTGCTGGTCGCGGTCATGGACGGCCTGCAGTACCAGTGGCTGCTGGACCCCGAGTCGGTGGACATGCCCGGGGCGTTCCGGGACTTTCTGCGACTGCTGGGCGAGACGGCGGAGTGA
- a CDS encoding NADP-dependent oxidoreductase, with the protein MINREWHLLSRPVGWPKPEDFALVEAEVPTPGEGQVLVRNKYLSVDPYMRGRMSAAKSYVAPFELGKVMQGGAVGEVVESHVDGIAVGDHVLHFLGWREYAVVRAENAVKVDADAAPLSTYLGVLGMTGLTAYAGLLRTASFKEGDSVFVSGAAGAVGSQVGQIAKLKGASRVIGSAGSDEKVKLLVEEYGFDAAFNYKSGKVSDQLREAAPDGVDVYFDNVGGDHLEAAIGSLNQGGRIAVCGMISVYNNTEAAPGPRNLARLIQTRGRIEGFLVGDHYDLQQEFVSEVGPWVASGQLKYRETVVEGIENNLEAFLGVLRGDNTGKMIVKL; encoded by the coding sequence ATGATCAACCGCGAATGGCACCTCCTCTCCCGCCCGGTCGGCTGGCCCAAGCCGGAGGACTTCGCCCTGGTCGAAGCCGAGGTCCCGACCCCCGGTGAGGGCCAGGTGCTGGTCCGAAACAAGTACCTCTCCGTCGACCCGTACATGCGCGGTCGCATGAGCGCCGCGAAGTCGTACGTCGCCCCCTTCGAGCTCGGCAAGGTCATGCAGGGCGGCGCGGTCGGCGAGGTCGTGGAGTCCCACGTGGACGGCATCGCCGTCGGCGACCACGTCCTGCACTTCCTCGGCTGGCGCGAGTACGCGGTCGTACGCGCCGAGAACGCCGTCAAGGTGGACGCGGACGCCGCGCCCCTGTCGACGTACCTCGGCGTCCTCGGCATGACCGGCCTCACCGCCTACGCCGGCCTCCTGCGCACCGCCTCCTTCAAGGAGGGCGACTCGGTCTTCGTCTCCGGCGCCGCGGGTGCCGTGGGCAGCCAGGTCGGCCAGATCGCCAAGCTCAAGGGCGCCTCCCGGGTCATCGGCTCCGCCGGCTCGGACGAGAAGGTCAAGCTGCTCGTCGAGGAGTACGGCTTCGACGCGGCCTTCAACTACAAGAGCGGCAAGGTCAGCGACCAGCTGCGCGAGGCGGCCCCGGACGGCGTCGACGTCTACTTCGACAACGTCGGCGGCGACCACCTGGAGGCCGCCATCGGCTCCCTGAACCAGGGCGGCCGGATCGCGGTCTGCGGCATGATCTCCGTCTACAACAACACCGAGGCCGCCCCCGGCCCGCGCAACCTCGCCCGTCTGATCCAGACCCGCGGCCGTATCGAGGGCTTCCTGGTCGGCGACCACTACGACCTCCAGCAGGAGTTCGTCTCCGAGGTCGGCCCGTGGGTGGCGTCCGGGCAGCTCAAGTACCGCGAGACGGTCGTCGAGGGCATCGAGAACAACCTGGAGGCGTTCCTCGGGGTCCTGCGCGGCGACAACACCGGAAAGATGATCGTCAAGCTTTAG
- a CDS encoding serine hydrolase domain-containing protein: MTQEIHGTVADGFEAVREQFAAFVASERPDYEGQLSAYVHGRRVVDLWAGEGVGPDSLYGVFSSTKGAAHLVAALLVQEGTLELDRKVTYYWPEFGAEGKGQLTLRDLLAHRAGVIGLDAGFSAQELTDDRAVAERLADQKPFWRPGTAFGYHALVIGALSGEIVRRATGRSLQEVYEERIRAPYGLDFHLGLPEALEPRYRSVQPMAPTAEQQALLDVAPTGPHTLAAIAFNQQVPDPGDLVGYANSRAVRAKGPASAGGVAAARGLAGMYAAAISEVADRPPLLKPDIIAEVGQIQSTGYDLVARAHKSYGLGFQATADMWHPYLGAGAFGHSGAGGSQAFADPRSGLAYGYTRRRMAFPGGAAPENERFVRAVHKAALAV, from the coding sequence ATGACGCAGGAGATCCACGGCACCGTCGCGGACGGCTTCGAGGCGGTGCGCGAGCAGTTCGCCGCTTTCGTGGCGAGCGAACGGCCCGACTACGAGGGGCAGTTGAGCGCGTATGTGCACGGTCGGCGGGTCGTCGACCTGTGGGCGGGCGAGGGCGTCGGACCGGACTCCCTCTACGGCGTGTTCTCGTCGACCAAGGGTGCCGCCCATCTGGTGGCCGCGCTCCTGGTCCAGGAGGGCACACTGGAACTGGACCGCAAAGTGACCTACTACTGGCCGGAGTTCGGGGCCGAGGGCAAGGGCCAGCTGACCCTGCGCGATCTGCTGGCCCACCGGGCCGGGGTGATCGGGCTGGATGCCGGGTTCAGCGCGCAGGAGCTGACGGACGACCGGGCGGTGGCGGAACGGCTCGCGGACCAGAAGCCATTCTGGCGCCCCGGCACGGCCTTCGGGTATCACGCGCTGGTGATCGGCGCGCTCAGCGGTGAGATCGTGCGCCGGGCGACCGGCCGTTCGCTCCAGGAGGTGTACGAGGAGCGGATCCGGGCGCCGTACGGGCTGGACTTCCACCTGGGCCTGCCCGAGGCGCTGGAACCCCGGTACCGCTCCGTGCAGCCGATGGCCCCGACCGCCGAGCAGCAGGCCCTGCTGGACGTGGCACCGACAGGTCCGCACACCCTGGCCGCGATCGCCTTCAACCAGCAGGTGCCGGACCCCGGTGACCTGGTGGGCTACGCCAACTCCCGTGCCGTACGGGCGAAGGGACCGGCGTCGGCGGGCGGAGTGGCGGCCGCCCGCGGGCTGGCCGGGATGTACGCGGCGGCGATCAGCGAAGTGGCCGACCGGCCGCCCCTGCTGAAGCCGGACATCATCGCCGAAGTGGGCCAGATCCAGTCGACCGGCTACGACCTGGTGGCCCGTGCCCACAAGTCCTACGGTCTGGGCTTCCAGGCCACGGCCGACATGTGGCACCCCTACCTCGGTGCCGGCGCCTTCGGCCACAGCGGCGCCGGCGGCTCCCAGGCCTTCGCCGATCCCCGCAGTGGCCTGGCCTACGGCTACACCCGCCGCCGGATGGCGTTCCCGGGAGGGGCGGCGCCGGAGAACGAGCGGTTCGTGCGGGCCGTGCACAAGGCGGCTCTGGCGGTATGA
- a CDS encoding EI24 domain-containing protein, translating to MRDLGAGFHYLLKGQRWVARHGKQYGFGLIPGLITLVLYVAALVALATWGEDFVSWATPFADDWSSPWQGLFRGFLTVVLFALALLLAVLTFTAVTLLIGQPFYENLSEKVDRDVSPDGTAPESGLPLWRELWISARDSLRIVVRAVLWAVLLFALGFVPVVGQTLIPVIGFFVTGFFLTEELTAVALQRRGVDLRARLTLLRSRKTLVWGFGTPLALAFVVPFVAVFLMPGAVAGATLMARELLGEETRDGEDESDESDEEAVSGGLGT from the coding sequence ATGCGTGATCTCGGGGCGGGCTTCCACTATCTCCTGAAGGGCCAGCGGTGGGTGGCCCGGCACGGCAAGCAGTACGGTTTCGGCCTGATCCCGGGCCTGATCACCCTGGTGCTGTATGTGGCGGCACTGGTCGCCCTGGCCACCTGGGGCGAGGACTTCGTGTCCTGGGCGACGCCGTTCGCCGACGACTGGTCGAGCCCGTGGCAGGGCCTGTTCCGGGGCTTCCTCACGGTGGTCCTGTTCGCGCTGGCCCTCCTCCTCGCGGTCCTGACCTTCACGGCGGTCACCCTGCTGATAGGCCAGCCCTTCTACGAGAACCTCTCCGAGAAGGTCGACCGGGACGTCTCCCCGGACGGCACGGCCCCCGAGTCCGGCCTCCCGCTCTGGCGCGAGCTGTGGATCTCGGCGAGGGACAGCCTCCGCATCGTCGTCCGGGCCGTCCTGTGGGCGGTCCTGCTCTTCGCCCTGGGCTTCGTCCCCGTGGTCGGCCAGACCCTGATCCCGGTGATCGGCTTCTTCGTGACGGGGTTCTTCCTCACCGAGGAGCTCACCGCGGTGGCCCTCCAGCGCCGAGGCGTGGACCTCCGGGCCCGCCTCACCCTGCTCCGCTCCCGCAAAACCCTCGTCTGGGGCTTCGGCACCCCCCTCGCCCTGGCCTTCGTGGTCCCCTTCGTCGCGGTGTTCCTGATGCCGGGCGCGGTGGCGGGGGCGACGCTGATGGCACGGGAGCTGCTGGGGGAGGAGACCCGGGACGGGGAGGACGAGTCGGACGAGTCCGACGAGGAGGCGGTGTCCGGTGGGCTCGGCACCTGA
- a CDS encoding MarR family winged helix-turn-helix transcriptional regulator, producing MSTPHKTRPDALTMEVVELIGDVVARFYSDYEDAAAEHLLTGAQARLLSLLSLGPLPMRKLAQKLKCEPSNVTGIVDRLEARGLVERRPDPADRRVKVAAATEAGVQVARELREGLRFAREPLAGLSEGERTSLRDLLRRMLQA from the coding sequence ATGTCCACTCCTCACAAGACCCGGCCCGACGCGCTGACCATGGAAGTCGTGGAGCTCATCGGGGACGTGGTGGCCCGCTTCTACTCGGACTACGAGGACGCGGCCGCGGAGCACCTCCTCACCGGGGCACAGGCGCGGCTGTTGAGTCTGCTGTCCCTCGGGCCGCTGCCCATGCGCAAGCTGGCCCAGAAACTGAAGTGCGAGCCGTCGAACGTCACCGGGATAGTCGACCGGCTGGAGGCACGCGGGCTGGTGGAGCGGCGGCCCGACCCTGCGGACCGGCGCGTCAAGGTGGCGGCGGCGACGGAGGCGGGGGTCCAGGTGGCCCGGGAGCTGCGGGAGGGGCTGCGGTTCGCGCGGGAGCCGCTGGCGGGGTTGTCGGAGGGGGAGCGGACGTCACTGCGAGACCTGTTGCGTCGGATGCTGCAGGCGTGA
- a CDS encoding pyroglutamyl peptidase produces MTSLRVRIGILGLALLAGSAAPASPAAAAAAPSPTVEEQRLDRAVPREILERSGFDAVPLRFARALGTARSYAEARKVVVRQGSALWKRAVDRAQGRGPAGGDLSRDDDRPLYWARLGMTREVRTWEPSFGISEAQRAVLLGELERTSRGQTAVRYPGGHRLKRVLVTGFDPFTLDRDIRISNPSGASALALDGTVIETAEGPARVETVVFPVRWQDFTDQTVERALRPYLKKVDLFTTVSQGRVGRFDVERTNGAWRGGFPDNDNVGVTGVVPVPDPASQPQWTTTTLPYKAIVDADTGRFPVYDNTSVTEIPAGGTVPVVRAEGPTAGSTARAGGGGNYLSNEIAYRVTLLRDRLGLHDVLPGGHVHTPVLEFGAGNTDPATGAVTDPGFVRNRLDIIAQVRAILLVAVEKAT; encoded by the coding sequence TTGACATCCCTACGTGTTCGGATCGGCATCCTCGGTCTGGCCCTGCTGGCGGGGTCGGCGGCCCCCGCGAGCCCGGCGGCGGCCGCGGCCGCGCCCTCGCCCACGGTGGAGGAGCAGCGGCTCGACCGGGCCGTGCCGCGGGAGATCCTCGAACGGTCCGGATTCGACGCCGTGCCGCTCCGCTTCGCGCGGGCGCTGGGAACGGCGCGTTCCTACGCGGAGGCGCGGAAGGTCGTCGTACGGCAGGGGTCCGCGCTGTGGAAGCGGGCCGTCGACCGGGCGCAGGGGCGGGGGCCGGCCGGGGGCGACTTGAGCCGGGACGACGATCGGCCCCTGTACTGGGCGCGGTTGGGGATGACCCGTGAAGTGCGGACCTGGGAGCCGTCCTTCGGGATCTCCGAGGCACAACGCGCCGTCCTGCTGGGTGAGCTGGAGCGGACCTCGCGGGGGCAGACCGCTGTGCGGTATCCGGGCGGGCACCGGCTGAAGCGGGTCCTTGTGACGGGGTTCGATCCGTTCACGCTGGACCGGGACATACGGATCTCGAATCCGTCCGGGGCGAGTGCGCTCGCGCTCGACGGGACGGTGATCGAGACGGCGGAGGGTCCTGCGCGGGTGGAGACCGTCGTCTTTCCCGTGCGGTGGCAGGACTTCACGGACCAGACCGTGGAGCGGGCGCTGCGGCCGTATCTGAAGAAGGTGGATCTCTTCACGACCGTGAGCCAGGGTCGGGTGGGGCGGTTCGACGTCGAGCGGACCAACGGGGCCTGGCGGGGCGGCTTTCCGGACAACGACAACGTCGGGGTGACGGGGGTGGTGCCGGTTCCGGATCCGGCTTCACAACCGCAGTGGACGACGACGACGCTGCCGTACAAGGCGATCGTGGACGCTGACACCGGGCGTTTTCCCGTCTACGACAACACGAGCGTGACCGAGATCCCGGCGGGAGGGACCGTGCCTGTCGTACGGGCGGAAGGGCCGACCGCGGGGTCCACGGCGCGGGCCGGGGGCGGCGGGAACTATCTCTCCAACGAGATCGCCTACCGGGTCACGCTGCTGCGGGACCGGCTCGGACTGCACGACGTGCTGCCGGGCGGGCATGTGCACACGCCTGTGCTGGAGTTCGGGGCCGGGAACACGGATCCCGCGACGGGGGCGGTGACCGATCCGGGGTTCGTGCGGAACCGGCTGGACATCATCGCGCAGGTGCGGGCGATTCTGCTGGTGGCGGTGGAGAAGGCCACTTGA
- a CDS encoding beta-glucosidase — protein sequence MAAPTPADQAREAAVEAALAGLDLDAKARLLAGQDMWSLPALSEIGLDSLVMSDGPIGVRGVRWSADDPSIALPSPTALAATWDPELARRAGVLLAQEARRKGVHVLLAPTVNLHRSPLGGRHFEAYSEDPYLTGRIGAGYVTGVQEGGVGTTVKHFVANDAETDRFTVNNLVSERALRELYLAPFELIVENAHPWGIMTAYNTVNGTTMTEHHYLVNEVLRGEWGFDGYNVSDWMAARSTEGAIEGGLDVAMPGPTTVYGEALAQAVRDGRVEESAVDTAVRNVLRLAARVGILDGAEPVVTELPETVDGIGLAREIARRSFVLVRNQGALPLKAGTVALIGAAARDARVLGGGSATVFPDRIVSPLDGLAAALPEGTLSYAVGADPNTELAVADKGFSLEAVCRDVNGEVIGTAPVPNGQIQWMGSDLPEGVTHDRLHTVELTGTFTPRESGTHTFGIKGLGAFQLVVDGTTYYDDVQRTDKDDPFVTFFGAPEPRAQVELTAGEPVEISLTHVVVLPEDVPMKVVTFSLAHQDPRRDPDELIAEAVEAARHADTAVVVVATTERVESEGYDRKDLALPGRQDELVRAVAAANPNTVVVVNSGSPVELPWREDVAAVLFSWFPGQEGGAALADVLTGAHEPGGRLPTTWGSLADAPVTRVAPEAGELPYDEGAFIGYAAWEKERRTPAYPFGHGLGYTDWTYESVEVRGTTVRVRLRNSGSRAGREVVQVYLAPAGPDAERPARRLAGFAGTAAGPGESVEVTVEIPRRAFEIWDEKTSSWSYVKGSYEIQVGRSIGDRRVTATINV from the coding sequence ATGGCGGCACCCACTCCCGCCGACCAGGCCCGCGAGGCGGCCGTCGAGGCGGCGCTGGCCGGACTCGACCTCGATGCCAAGGCAAGGCTCCTGGCAGGCCAGGACATGTGGAGCCTGCCCGCGCTCTCCGAGATCGGCCTGGACTCCCTCGTCATGTCGGACGGCCCGATCGGTGTCCGGGGCGTGCGCTGGAGCGCCGACGACCCGTCGATCGCCCTGCCCTCCCCGACCGCGCTGGCCGCCACCTGGGACCCGGAACTCGCCCGCCGCGCAGGCGTGCTGCTCGCCCAGGAGGCCCGCCGCAAGGGCGTCCACGTCCTCCTCGCCCCCACCGTCAACCTCCACCGCTCCCCGCTCGGCGGCCGCCACTTCGAGGCCTACAGCGAGGACCCGTATCTGACCGGACGGATCGGCGCCGGGTACGTCACCGGGGTACAGGAGGGCGGTGTCGGCACCACCGTCAAGCACTTCGTCGCCAACGACGCCGAGACCGACCGCTTCACGGTGAACAACCTGGTCTCCGAACGCGCCCTGCGCGAGCTGTACCTGGCTCCCTTCGAGCTCATCGTCGAGAACGCCCACCCGTGGGGCATCATGACCGCCTACAACACGGTCAACGGCACGACGATGACCGAGCACCACTACCTGGTCAACGAGGTCCTGCGCGGTGAATGGGGATTCGACGGCTACAACGTCTCCGACTGGATGGCCGCCCGCTCCACCGAGGGCGCCATCGAGGGCGGCCTCGACGTCGCCATGCCCGGTCCGACGACCGTCTACGGCGAGGCCCTCGCCCAGGCCGTCCGGGACGGCCGGGTCGAGGAGAGCGCGGTCGACACGGCCGTACGCAATGTGCTGCGGCTCGCCGCCCGCGTCGGCATCCTGGACGGTGCCGAACCCGTCGTCACCGAGCTTCCGGAGACCGTCGACGGCATCGGACTGGCCCGCGAGATCGCCCGCCGCTCCTTCGTGCTGGTGCGCAACCAGGGCGCGCTCCCGCTGAAGGCCGGCACGGTCGCCCTCATCGGCGCCGCCGCCCGCGACGCCCGCGTCCTCGGCGGCGGCTCCGCCACCGTCTTCCCGGACCGGATCGTCTCCCCGCTCGACGGCCTCGCCGCCGCCCTCCCCGAGGGCACCCTCAGCTACGCCGTCGGCGCCGACCCCAACACCGAACTCGCCGTCGCCGACAAGGGATTCAGCCTCGAAGCGGTCTGCCGGGACGTGAACGGCGAGGTCATCGGAACGGCCCCCGTGCCCAACGGCCAGATCCAGTGGATGGGTTCGGACCTCCCCGAGGGCGTCACCCACGACCGGCTGCACACCGTCGAGTTGACGGGCACCTTCACCCCGCGCGAGAGCGGCACCCACACCTTCGGCATCAAGGGACTCGGCGCCTTCCAGCTGGTCGTCGACGGCACGACGTACTACGACGACGTCCAGCGCACCGACAAGGACGACCCCTTCGTCACCTTCTTCGGCGCCCCCGAGCCCCGCGCCCAGGTCGAACTGACCGCGGGCGAGCCGGTCGAGATCTCCCTCACCCACGTCGTCGTCCTCCCCGAGGACGTCCCGATGAAGGTCGTCACGTTCTCCCTCGCCCACCAGGACCCACGGCGCGACCCCGACGAACTGATCGCCGAGGCCGTCGAGGCGGCGCGGCACGCCGACACGGCCGTCGTCGTGGTCGCCACCACCGAGCGCGTCGAGTCCGAAGGCTACGACCGGAAGGACCTCGCGCTCCCGGGCCGCCAGGACGAGCTGGTCCGCGCGGTCGCCGCCGCCAACCCGAACACCGTTGTGGTCGTCAACTCCGGCTCCCCGGTGGAGCTGCCGTGGCGCGAGGACGTCGCCGCCGTCCTGTTCAGCTGGTTCCCAGGGCAGGAAGGGGGCGCGGCCCTCGCCGACGTGCTGACCGGCGCCCACGAGCCCGGCGGCCGCCTCCCCACCACCTGGGGCTCCCTGGCCGACGCCCCGGTCACCCGGGTCGCTCCGGAGGCCGGTGAACTCCCTTACGACGAGGGCGCGTTCATCGGATACGCGGCCTGGGAGAAGGAGCGCCGCACCCCGGCCTACCCCTTCGGCCACGGCCTCGGCTACACCGACTGGACCTACGAGTCCGTCGAGGTCCGCGGCACCACCGTCCGGGTCCGGCTGCGCAACTCCGGTTCCCGCGCGGGCCGTGAGGTCGTCCAGGTCTACCTGGCGCCCGCCGGACCCGACGCCGAGCGCCCGGCCCGTCGGCTCGCAGGATTCGCGGGGACCGCGGCCGGTCCCGGCGAGAGCGTCGAGGTCACCGTGGAGATCCCGCGCCGGGCCTTCGAGATCTGGGACGAGAAGACCTCATCGTGGTCGTATGTGAAGGGTTC
- a CDS encoding GNAT family N-acetyltransferase, which produces MGSAPETTIRPATVTDAEPVFRLLGAFATTYRPAHDRFTSVTFPEVLRAATEHRAEFLVAEHEAQVVGYAYAARIPTLFAGGTVLELLELAVDTPQRGRGTGSRLVRAMQDRARHAQDVEITVPTRRAADFYRRLGFTETATFLKWPSPPPPAESPAPAR; this is translated from the coding sequence GTGGGCTCGGCACCTGAGACGACGATCCGCCCGGCGACGGTCACGGACGCGGAGCCCGTCTTCCGCCTTCTCGGCGCCTTCGCCACCACCTACCGCCCCGCCCACGACCGCTTCACGAGCGTCACCTTCCCCGAGGTCCTGCGGGCGGCCACCGAGCACCGCGCCGAGTTCCTGGTGGCCGAGCATGAGGCGCAGGTCGTCGGATACGCCTACGCGGCCCGGATACCGACCCTGTTCGCGGGCGGCACGGTCCTCGAACTCCTCGAACTCGCCGTGGACACGCCCCAGCGCGGCCGCGGTACGGGCTCCCGGCTCGTCCGGGCCATGCAGGACCGCGCGCGGCACGCCCAGGACGTGGAGATCACCGTGCCGACGCGCAGGGCCGCCGACTTCTACCGCCGCCTGGGTTTCACCGAGACGGCGACCTTCCTCAAGTGGCCTTCTCCACCGCCACCAGCAGAATCGCCCGCACCTGCGCGATGA